The Halovivax ruber XH-70 genome includes the window ATGTGGTGAGCTGAGCCCCACGCACCGTCGCAAATACACGGGTGAAAGCACGGTTCGGTTGTGGGGAACGCTGGAATCGCTATCGGGAAATCTGTCGGCAATCGTGTGGTTCCTGCAAGCGCGTCTTTGATAACGGTCGCTCGGATAGCCGACGTATGGATCGTGCCGTCCTCCGGGAGGACATGATCGACAGCCTCCAGCACGAGCCGAAGGACGTCCTCGCTGACGAGGCGGTCGCCGTCGCGATGAGCGACGTCCCTCGCCACGAGTTCCTCCCAGCGTCGGCCGACGCGTACGCTGACCGATCGTACGAGTGTGAGGGAACGCGAGCCCTCTCTCCGAGTGAGGCGGCACGCCTCGTCCAGGGGCTCGACCCGGCGCCGGGCGACTCCGTGCTGGTCGTGGGTGTCGGCGTCGGTTACACCGCTGCGCTCCTGGCGGAACTGGTCGGCGAGGAGCACGTTCACGCGGTCGACATCTCTCGACCGATCGTTTCCCTGGCCCGATCGAACCTCGCGAGCGCCGGGTACGGGGGCGTCCTCGTCGATCGTCGTGACGGATCGTACGGGCTCCCGGAGTACGCACCGTTCGACCGCATTCTCCTCGAAGCGGCGGCCGTCGATGCACCGATGGCGTTGACCGAACAGCTGGCCGACGGCGGCCGGTTGGTCTATCCGCGTGGTGCGACGAGTCAGCGCCTCGTCGCCGTCACCGACGACGGTCGCACCGATCTGGGACCCGTGTCGTTCGCGCCGATCCTCGTCGAGGGCGAACAGTCCGGTGCGTTAGAACGGAATCGAACCGCCCGGGAGGACTTAGAACACGCCGTTCGGCGCACAGAACGCCGTCGTGGCTGGGAACTCGACTGGATCGACTGGGAGTGATTCCGCTCACTGGCTGTACTCGTGGTTACGTGTGGCTCACGTCGTGTTACGCCCGACGGTGGAACTGCCGTCACCGGTCACTATCGCTCGATGAGTGGAAAACGGTGAGACCGTGGGGGTCCACCGAAGTAGGGATTGGGGGGTGGGGTGGGTGGCGACTAGTACCGTCGTAGCGCCACTTACGGGTATGATAGCGGCGGGGTTAAGAATAACCGCTAACTGTTTATGGCCATTGGAAAAGCAACACTAATTGATTAAAAACCGCTGGGCGGCCGGCACCGTTCCCGCACATTGGTCGAACCAAACACTACTGCCGATACCGTTCGTGCCGTCCGTTCCGATCGCTCCGGTGCTATCGACGGGGCCGGTCGTCCAGCACACGGTCGACGATCTTCCGCTGCGCGGCCCGGAGATGATAGTGGAAGGTCGGGGGCGAGATATCGAGCGTCTCGGCCAGATTCTCGCCCGTGCTCTCTCGGGGCCACTCGAAGAAGCCGCTGTAGTGTGCGGAGTGCAGCGCTTCGAGCTGTTTTTCCGTAAGGTGCTCCGTCACCTGCTGTGGCCGGTGGTCGGGCGCGGTCTCGGTACGGTGTTCTCGCCGGGCAACGAGTTCGGTGTCCGGATAGCCCGCTTGAATAGCCTCGACGAGCGATCGGGTGTCGATTTGGGAGGGAAGGACGAGCGTGACAGTCGTTCGACTGTCCGTCGTCGCGGCGTTGACCACCTGCGTATCGTACTCGACGAGCGTCTCGAGAAACGGTGTCGCAGCCACTGTCACGTCGAGTAACGTCGAGTCTTCGCCCGCCGAGACGATCGAGACGTCGTCGATAGCCGTGAATTCGTCGGCCAGACGGTCGCTCTCGTCCGGCGGTAGATCGGCTGGCACGCGCACGAAGCACGTCCGGAGGCCGCTCGTCCGCTGGAAGATCCCCTCCAGCTGAATCGGTCGATCGAGGGCCGAGCGGAGTCGGTTGAAGAGGAGGTGATCGTCCCCACAGTCGAGTTCGATCTCGATTCGTTCGTCGGTCACCATCGCCCGGGTTCGTTCAGCGCTCCTGATCGCGTG containing:
- a CDS encoding protein-L-isoaspartate O-methyltransferase family protein — its product is MDRAVLREDMIDSLQHEPKDVLADEAVAVAMSDVPRHEFLPASADAYADRSYECEGTRALSPSEAARLVQGLDPAPGDSVLVVGVGVGYTAALLAELVGEEHVHAVDISRPIVSLARSNLASAGYGGVLVDRRDGSYGLPEYAPFDRILLEAAAVDAPMALTEQLADGGRLVYPRGATSQRLVAVTDDGRTDLGPVSFAPILVEGEQSGALERNRTAREDLEHAVRRTERRRGWELDWIDWE